The Magallana gigas chromosome 6, xbMagGiga1.1, whole genome shotgun sequence genome includes the window TTATTAAagcttatttatattaacaagtTGGAACAATGACTTTACAGATTTGCTTTCAAAATCCCCGTGTGAATAAAACAGATACGTAcgatttgaatatattttactaTTCATGTTGGAATTAGCATATTGATGTTATGTAACGATCAAgaagaaacattttttctttgctttagTGATCACAAGTATGTCATATTTTGTATTAAGTTAAACTATTTCtgttaaatgaaaagaaatatagATATCTTTTAATTTCAACCGATATAATtaccaaatatttaaactttacctaaatgttttattagagaattaagatattaaatatttcaaatcaaaaaaaaaataattatgtataaataGATAATAAGTAGTCAACAGTGGTTTctcatgaattatttttattatcctTAAAAGTACAtgctatatttaaaaatatatttcaacggCATGTACAGAACACAAAGGTTTTTGACATGCACAGTGgtgacatttttaaacaaatttttagcaAACCACATTGGATAGTTTGCgcaattatattataaatgatctCATTTAATTTGAagtataaattattatttcctcaattgacctttattcaattactttttaaaaagaaatttgacGTCCAAGCGTTccgatgatattttttttcaaaaactcaaGAAGTAGTAGCTCGTTTAAATGAAACAgcgatttttattttacaaatcagattttgttcattaaaaaaaaaaaaactcattacagtttttttttccGAAATGAGAGGATATATCTTTTAAGActttttttgtagaaaatgaaggttttttttttcatattaaggctttacatgaaagaaaaatcactcacataatttaatttttctgaaaattttatagTGATACCtggaaatatttgaaattttagagaaataGGACGTCATAATTGTGTCTCACATCGTCCTACAGCTACCGTTTCCATCTTCTTTCACAGTAGTGTGAGCCAAAATGTCAACGCTAGAACTTTGTCTTGAAGTTagtttttaatacattaaatatatttatgtttatttatatacagaAGAGTTTTCAGTTACTTAGATACACAAAAATATACTTTAACTGCTAACTTTATATAATCTATGTAATTTCGGTAGTAATATTATGGAGAAATAGCGCTTACGAATGATCTTTAAgacaaaaaagaaatgatacaaTTAAAGTCCCTATAGAGAAATTAATTCAAAtcgaaataaaattaaacagaaGCCATTTGCAAATGTATCACTATGGCAGAAATTTGACTAATGGTTTTTGATCAGTTATGGtttaacaaaattcaaacgATTTAAAGATTTATAAGACTCTTATATGATGACATCACTTGTTACCATTGACCTTATAACATGACCCTGAAATTTTATGTACACATAAGCGTTTACATTTGTGAAGgttttatgtaaatttcatgGCTTTACTGTAAAAATAGAAATAGgaaatatccagaataaaagAATACTAAATTAGCCAATATGAATTGAACTCTATTCTAACGTAGTTTTGAATActgcttttttattttcattgtcttCATTTTTTCGAtatctttttgttgttgtattcttgtttgtttgtttgttttttatatttacttactTTTGTAATTGATGgagattgtttttatttcattatttttacaaagaatTTTGCCACTGTTTTGTGACTttgagaaaatgttttattaaatgtccTAATAAGTGACTGAATGACAGAGGTTTGTCATTGTTATCTTTCCATACccttcagtcacatttcagttacccTTCAGTCACATTTAAGTTTTCTGAATGGCACAGATTCATCCTGATATATAAGTGTTTCTGCTAATTTACGAAGTCCATATGGTTTTGATACATATATGTCCTATATGAATAAGAgttgtttaatataatattcTGGATTATCATAAAGTGGTGACTTATTATTTCTAGAACATTCTTTAATATCCAGGTAAATCATATAACCTcttgtatatataatttctagAATTTgctaaatacatattttaggTTGAATAGCCTGTAAACAGTGCTAATAAGAAGCTTTTGTGCGAAGAAATTGAATTGTGGACACTTGTCTACTTACTGATACATTGTGATTTGTGAGATTTACTAAGTATGCAGGATAAAGAACAGATACTCTTACgttagaattcatattttaagttgtattgttttgtatttatatatattactaCAAATAAATTGTACAGTTTAACCTTTCTGATTGATCTTTGGAAGGAATTTAATGTTACTCCACCCGTAACAGTGTGTTTTTAATTGATGCAATGTCATAATCTTTTtcatttctaatatttttttttgaaaaaaatcattgtagACCTTTCGTTTGacgcttgtatttttttttctcggcTATATTTATGTTTACTCGTCTAAtctcattttcatataaaaactaTTTGGAAAACAGCTACaagaatattaaaataattaatattctttGCATtcgttaaaaatattacaacatCATATTATGACTAATAATAGTATaatgtcattttgaaaaatagctAAACAACAAAAGTTTTATGCAAAATTGAATGGGATTCGTTCAAAGGTTACCTTAACCACTAATTTTTCATGCATTAATACAACCATTGCACAATAAATAATATACGTATTAACCATACGTTTGGTATAACTAATTGGTTTTTATTgccaaatttaataatttagtGCAGATGAGaatgtaaatgtttttacaaataattacTGTAAGCTGCTTATAACTCTTCATTATTTGGAACATAAATAGCATTTGATGACAATGATGAACTAAATATATACGGAACGACACGACTGTCGTTTATAACTTGGTTGagctttattatttaataataacCACATTATGTTAATTCAATGACAATAAATTTGGTCAGAGTAAGAGTTCTCAGCATTAAACACGTTAAGTTTCGACTTGTCCTTGAATTCTCCTTTTTTTAATACCTTCATGCATCTTTTccttttgatattaaaactcAACATTACGCAATTGCGTGTATAGTATTTTGATGGACAAAACTTTCTATGATAAATGAAGAGTTACTTAGTCAAAAATTAGTACGTTACTTTTAACATTATCGTTTTCGTTAAGTTTTACTACTTTCAACCTTGACTTTCAgaaatttggaaaaatgaaaacgtgtcctttttagaaaaaaagtgCAGATATAAAATCAAATCGAAACAACATAACGTTATCAGTTTACAAAACCGTTACACGACCGCTATTTATACCTCAGATAGCGATCACACACTAGGTATAAATCATTTATGCAGTATGTGTTGCcttcaatttaaaaactgttagACCTAACGggatagaaaattgtaaatgttttaGACCTTTAAGCCACGTATAAAATTGTTGATAGCTTTTGTAGATTATAACCCTTGATAACTTCTAAAAATGCAGTATGAAACATAAGAATTATTTGTATTACATAAAGGCCTTCTTTACATTCTGACAGTTGACTGTTTTATTAAGATGCATGAGCGTAATCTTTTAACAGCACAAATGTAGATATCTTGATTGGAACGCTTGGAAACGGGGGTTTTCCTCGGGTACTTCTGCTTCACCAAATATCATTGACACGCTCGCACTTATATCCGTACAAACAAGAGTTATTAATATTTCACGtggaataaaacaaaacaaaataaccaCACAACAACAAATATGTCTAAAGCAACACAAATGACTTGTCACTCCGTATTAAGACtacaatatgtttataaaaattatttatggtGTATTGTGCTTTAATGCAGGTTAAATGGGGGAAatgaatgtattttgattttgaattattaatattgaatttgactaaaatattccaagtttttatttcttttttctttctttttgtgttaagaaatttattattgacaaatataaatttataaaatcagaaattttaatttcgaTCAACTGTTATTGTCTAAATTTCTGCTTCATATCGATTTAATCAAATGAAGTggataaaaaacattaattaaattgttttttattacatgtatttgtatataataCTAATTGGGGAATATACAATTATCTATGCACACGGCAATGCTTTTGATGTTGTCGAAGACACACATATCAAAAGTAATTCAATGATGTTTATGGAGGAGGAGGGGGGGGTCGGTTGAGCACAGTGgaaatttttatacaaatacatgAGACGACGGTTGACTATtgtagcaaaataaaaaaaaattcatcattttaatcatatgataaatatataaatgcagAGACGAAGGGGTGGGATAAAAAGACTATCCAACATCATCATAACGGGAGGGCACTCTGTTTCTTGATTTTTGGGTATAATTTGAGATTGAAAACACTTTGTGGTAGAACACTATTATTTCGGTAATACTTTAATTAACGTCTCTTTGCTAATTTTACCTATTTTACGCCACCAGCCTGAACAAGCGCACTAGGTATTGTCTAGTACAACGGAAATAACATTTCCTTTAGAATTATCGCCGTTCTTAGTTTAAGAACATTCAGtagtttttcatcattttttaactttaataaataaacCAAGCTCAGTTGTCAATTGGTACTTGTATATTCATTAAGTAACATTGATGGAACCATTGTATCAAGATCAGGTACCTGTGATTTGCCTTAACTATTGAGTGCTAATCAACGATCAGTTTTCATccaatttctcaaatttttaagataaattgcatcaaaaatacttttatttaaaagtaaGATTACAagaattgatttgtttttaaatactctttcacaaaaatatcattaatgaGACATTAGGGATGGTATTAACGGTCTTAGCACAACAAGATATTCGTAACGAAAACACCAGTGACTAAAtaagcttaaaaatatttttacaagtatttaTTGCACAaccaaaaacataaataaaaggGATATTCATCAGTATACCAGACTGCTCTGTCTAATAAAcctacaaaatatgtaaaaagaaaaacatgaaattaaacaaatatcacTAACATAGCATGAATGGTCATtcaaccggaatagatggtctGGTTTTCaccaatttcatttttatactttaCATAACTCCTTTAGAGGCAGCGCTATGTATGAACATAGagggaaaattgaaaaattaaaggaaaagtGTTTAAAGTTTTTCCTTTACTTAAtaatgatttatacatgtacatgtaaccctTAATATTATATGCAAATATTAAGGGTATAATTTTTACAGAATACTTTTTGCAGGAAAAGTTATGCAACTTAGGAAGTTAAAGATCAAAGGAACGTACCTTATTACGTCTTCCAATACCTCTCAGTCCACCAccaacaatgttgttcaatccTCCGAAACCTCTATTGAAATTGTTGAATCCACTAGCGGCAGCAGAGGAAGCAGCGGCTGCATTACCAGCAGCAGCAGCTGAAGCGGCGGCAGATCCTCCTCCAACACCGAAATATGGATTGCTGTAGTAGGGGAAAGACTGGTAGTATTGGTTGTAGTAGTTGGGATAGTACTGGGAGCTGTGGATGTTGTTGTAGATTTGTCCTGGGTAGTAGCTGTATCCAGGCTGGTAGTAGTTGAATGGAGCAATCAAACCTCCAGATCCAGAGGCGGCAGCAGCAGAGGCGGCAGCAGAGTTACCAGCAGCGGCAGCTGAGGCAGCGGCGGCATTTTGTCCAGCGGCAGCAGCAGCGGCGGCAGCAGCGGCATTTCCGGCGGCGGCGGCAGAAGCGGCGGCAGATCCACCTCCGATTCCAAGCAATCCAGTGTTGAGTCCTCCAGTTCCAACAAATCCAGAGTTGACTCCTCCAAAGCTACCGGAGCTGATGATTCCTCCATAGGTGCCGTAAGGGCCTACTGAGTTGACGCCATAGGTACATCCATATGGTCCGCAACCTCCAAAGTGGTTACCTTTAGGGTAATAATCACCAGACTTAGAGTAATAGCTATCAGCTGCAACGCAGACAATGATGCAGGCGAGGGAGAGGAGTCTCAACATCTTCTAGAAGAAAAAGCATATATCAATATCCATGTGCATGTGTTGTAATTATTTCACGTGGTATGATTTAGATGTTTCAAGAAGATTTGTTTAACTAAATTAATAATACTAACTTACTTCTTTGCTCGGTCAACTGTGTTCTGTATAGAGTTGTGATTTCAGCCGTTTATATAGTGTTCGCCCGACACGGAAGGGCGGTGATTGTGGTTAATTTCTTGTCAGTGCAATTTCATTATTAATAATGTTAAGGgaaattgaaacaaatattaaattttcagaaagaaaaaaattgtttcgtCATCATAAAAGTGATTAAGTGGGCTCGATGGTTTTGGCCATTTTAAATCTTGATCTTTTTTATAGAATAGCTCTTAATTGAAATATAGGATAATACACAAATTCAAGAGTCAAactttatggatttttttctttagttaaaaaaagttaatagaAAATCCAATGATATCTTTAAATCGAAAGCAGATCGGtggttagtttgttgaccaCCAATCTTTCTTAATTATATTTTGGACacgttttactttgattttcgaTTCATAATTCGATTAGTTTTTTAAGCAAATTAACGATATTATAATGGATGAAGTAATTATTCCATCTTACATTGTGCTGTTATTTCGTGCCTTATCCCCTGtggattataaaaatatgctaGGATAATTACTTTTTAGGTGTACTTTTGGAAATAAAACAggagtgtttaaaaaaaaaacgataacGCTTTAATTACTTATCCGACTTCGATGTGTTTAGATTAttccttttgtttgtttaaatgataacaaatacaaataattcattttcttaTATTATTAGATTAAGTTCTGACTTAATTCTAAAAAAAGtcattatcatttaaattttggacAGCATTTCtctttgatatcagaaaatagcTTGAATAGATTTACATatacacaaattaaaaatgaatgttcCGAGACTGAAGTTGTCATTAGTAAACAATAGTGCTATCATATTAATAATCATTTTTACACAACAAGTACGTGCTAAATTTGTTCTTTGAAAGTCGTCACAATGACATATACATAAAACAACACCTTAAATATGCACAGCGGTTACCATtgagaaaacatattttaaataaaccaCACCAAGCGTGATGAATAATCTCATTTAGTTTTGAACTCAATTATCATTTCCTGAATTGGGATTGACGTCAATTATATATCAGACGATATCTGATGACACAGCgacctttttttttcaaaagtcaaCCATTCAATATCTGTTTGTAACGCGCTTTTCATTGGCTGAAGCATCCCACTACACTGACCGTTCAATCGTTTGCGTTTAGAATCGAACAATTCGGATAAGTATACGTTTGAATTTATTATAAGTAATTGTTATTTATAAAGGAAATTTGTCTCATTTTCtgtttttgaagaaaaaggGAATAAATGGGATACCAAAAGAATTTATATTCATAGAATCTAGATTAAAACACCTTACGCTTTTCTAAAAACCGCTGTGCGATTTATAATGTATAAAGCGTTCAACCCAATCGATTCTcgttaaaattttgtaataattgGATTgacttttgaagaaaaaataaccaGCTATTCCTCTAAATAAGActaccatttttatttaaaactaatttttcgTTCTAAAGAAGAGACaaagtttgttttaatgaaagaatattttttttgtgaaactgaatgattttttaaaatttatttaagattaaataaaattacataaagttaAAGAAAACAGTCTGATTATAGTTTATTTTAaccggttttttttaaattagctaGGTCAAGTGAAAAGCATGTTCTGCAGATAAATACAATGCATGGTCAAATGTTATATCACATATACTTAAAAcggaaaattgaattttcctttttttatatacatgattaTTTAACAAGATAAATACTTCAAATCGTAGTTTTGATGACAGTCccaaataaagaaataatttaacaGTCATTCATATTTTCCATTATATCTTAAGATATGGAAAATCCTTAATATTTCGAATACCAAACGTAAAACTGAAGTTGATATTAAAGCAAAAGTTgatttatgaataaatgatgataatgatacaaataattgtaaaatcgATCTTAATGAAACATGTAACTCTGttttatatacaaaagaaaTTTTACAGACTGtcagtaattaaataaataagacGCCAGGGTATGACAATTTATGatacaaatgtataattatgtaaatcgGAATTATGTGTCCtgacattgtattttttttaaatttgatttttgatacaGGCATAGAGATTGGTATTATTAAAcgaatatacaaaattaaaggCGATCGGACTCTCCCAGAAAACTATAGACCTTTTACGTTAGGTGGCAAGGGACAGTTTTCTTCTATACAATTCACTGTAGTTAGAGGATAAGTATCTTTATAACTATGTGACAAGAATTCCCTCAATcaccattcagcacaaataccttatAAGGCCAGTCaccaatttcaaagaaaattcccagtcagaatgttttaaaaaattttctacATAGAGTTTTTTCAGAGATTTTGACCATTTCAAACTTCGCCCATTTCTCGTGgtttttcagatttttagaCGTCCCTCACCTCAATCTCTGCAACGGTTGACCTTCTGTATCGTGTGAATGTTTGCCAATCACATGTCAGAAATTTACCGATGTTTAGTTTACTATGGCCCATCCACCTTCTTTTCGTGGTTTTTTTACCTCCCTTCAGTAAcgtgcaatttcactgtgtaaagtcaacacaacagtcataggaacaggttttgcattttactttTGATTCTTATGTACTTAACACTAGGGACCTacatattgcttaccaatttcAATAAGAGACACCCCTGTAACTAATCAAAGATAATCATTCAAACAAAATTCATGAGTTTAAGCAATACTCAAAGCCTTCAAGTTGATCAACTTtcacatttacaaaaatattgacgagtactttatccgaaactgtcccttgctaccttataAAGCTGTTAAGGCAAATTGTTTACAAGAATACTATGGAAGcgtttgattattttttctgaGAATGTAGAATTAATTACTGAGGCCCAAACAActtcaaaaaatgatattgtacTCCAGACGCCctgtattatcatttttaattttttggtgcaaatttatgattttttgcaagaaaaaaatatcactgcGCATTCTTTAACATCAAATAAGCTATTGACACGGTATGGAAATCGGGTTAACGATCAAAATTATCAAACAGTGGTGTATATGG containing:
- the LOC105330466 gene encoding spidroin-1, producing the protein MLRFLSLACIIVCVAADSYFPKSGDYYPKRNHFGGCGPYGCTYGVNSVGPYGTYGGIISSGSLGGVNSGFVGTGGLNTALLGIGGGSAAASAAAAGNAAAAAAAAAAGQNAAAASAAAAGNSAAASAAAASGSGGMIAPFNYYQPGYNYFPGQIYNNIYSSQYYPYHYNQYYQSFPYYSSPYFGVGGGSAAASAAAAAGNAAAASSAAASGFNNFNRGFGGFNNIVGGGLRRIGRRNKKMLRLLSLACIIVCVAADSYYSKSGDYYPKGNHFGGCGPYGCTYGVNSVGPYGTYGGIISSGSFGGVNSGFVGTGGLNTGLLGIGGGSAAASAAAAGNAAAAAAAAAAGQNAAAASAAAAGNSAAASAAAASGSGGLIAPFNYYQPGYSYYPGQIYNNIHSSQYYPNYYNQYYQSFPYYSNPYFGVGGGSAAASAAAAGNAAAASSAAASGFNNFNRGFGGLNNIVGGGLRGIGRRNKVY